The genome window TCATGCCCGATTTATCGATGTTCTGCAGCATACTTTTGATGTTGATCTGCCCTTTGCCAAACTCCGTGCTTTCCTTTTTTACTTTGTCCATGTCTTTAAGGTGCCAGAGCGGAAAACGACCCGGAAATTTTTTGAAATACGTCAGCGGATCATTACCCGTGACAATAACCCAGCCGAGATCCATCTCCATTTTCACCAGATTCGGATCGGTACGTTCCAGCAGGATGTCATACAGCACTTTGCCGTCTACTTTCTCAAATTCGTACTCGTGGTTATGATAGCCGAAGACCAGATTGGCTTTTTTACAGGCTTCGGCGGCTTTGGAAAACGTATCGGCACAGCGTTGGTAGTTGGCAATCGTTTGGCCCTCCGATGGTAGTGATGAGCAGACAAGGTATGATTGCCCAGCTTCAGCAGCCATGTCGATCGATTTCTGCCAATCCTTGTCGATATGCACGTGTCCACTGCGCACAGTCATGCCCAGATCGCCCGCAATTTTTTTGATCTCTTTAGGCTGAAGGCCGTAGAAATTACCCTTGTCGCTGCGGGCCGATTCGAGCTGCTTATAACCAATTTTGGCCAGTTGCTTCAGGGTTCCTGTAGCATCGGCCAGCATCTCTTTCCGGACGGTATAGAGCTGAATACCAACATTGCTTACCTTGGCTGCCTTTGCCAGCGTTGGGAGCAAAACGGCACCCGCTGCCAGATAGCCTGATGTTTTAATAAATGCACGTCTTGTTTTCATTCGACTCGATAAGGTTAATGGATTTCTGTTCGGAGCTATAACCCGAAAATCTGCACAATATACCCTATCGGCGTGAATGGATTAGTTTTCCGCTATCTCCGCAGGGCTCAGCGTGCTCACATCCGTATTGCTGATAAATGCGATCCGTTTGCTGTCGGGCGACCACGAAGGAGTATTGATAGAGCCCTGACCGCCGTATACATACGCGATAACGGTTGGTGCTCCGCCCTGGATGGGCATCAGACGCAGGTACACGTGTTTGAAGGCCGGATGATCGCCCGCTGCCACTTCGTCCTTGAGGAACGATAGGAAAACGATCCATTTGCCATCCGGCGAAATGTGCGGAAACCAGTCGTGGAATTCGCCATTGGTAACGGCCTCCTGCTGGCTTCCGTCCGGTTTCATACGCCAGATTTGCATGGTGCCGGTCCGGTTCGAATTGAAGTAGATGTGGCTGCCGTCGGGCGTGTATTCCGGACCATCATCGAGTCCTCTGGCATCGGTCAGCCTGATTTCGGGACCACCATCGGCGGGTATCTTGTAGACATCATACTCGTTGTTTCGCGCCCCGCAGAAAACCAGGCTCTGCCCGTCGGGCGACCAACCGTGCAAATACGACGGGCCTTTGGGTGTGATCTGTTTGGGCGTTCCACCCGTAACGGGGACGGTATAAATAATCGATCCGCCTAGCTCATCGACACCGCTGCTCAGGCCCAGTGTTTTGCCATCGAACGACAATACGTGGTCGTTGTTATTGTTCTTGACCTCGCCGGTATTGAGTACTTTCTGCTGGCGGCTGCCCAGATCAAAGCTATAAATAAATCCTTGCCCGTTGTAAATCAGCGTTTTGCCGTCGTTTGTCCAGTTAGGGGCCTGAATGGAGTTGGGAGCCGTATGAATAACGTCACGCTTGCCGGTCATGACATCAAGTAGTTCCAGGCGGCTTCCAAGGTCCATCCTGCCGGGCGTCGCATCGACTTTAACCGGAACCGTAATTCGCACGTCCTGAAACATACAGGTCGTTTGCTGTTTTCTGGCGAGTGCCGTGACGAATAAACCGACATAGAGTTCGTCACCCAGGTTGATATCGGAAACCTCCCTGACCTGAAACGGTTCGCCGAAGCGGGCTGCCCGGAGTGTGTATGTGTTGCCGCGTCGTTCCAGTTGAATAATGTCGGCATCGGTGAGTGTCGTGCGGTTTTCGTTGATCGATTCTCCGGCGGTTTGGCGAACATACAGCGAAGTGGCCCCTTTGCTGTTTACCGCAGCACGTACGTACGGAGCGTTCGGCTCCAGGCTGGTTCGGGCCATCCAGCCGATTTGATGCACAGCATCGCTCGTTGACCGATGAGCGCGCGTGTAGACGATAAAGTCACCTTTAATGCGTTTCCACAGAAAATGCGATTCGTCCTGAGTAGTCCCCATACTGCTTAGTTCATACGCCTGCGTTGACGCCGTATAGCGAGCGGGCATGGACTGAGTCGCGGTGCCGATCTGGTTATCCCCATCGAAGATTCCGACGGATTTCTGCTGGGCATACGTGTCCATACAGATACTCATGATCAGGCTGGTCAGGCCAGTTATGGATAGGATAGTTGTCCGGTAGAATCGGTTATGTGCAAGCATAGGGGAGAGCGAAAACGCGTCAATAACTCTCGTGAAAGACAGTAGTCGACAAAGTTTACTTTCTGTTTATCGTCGGCCTAAACTGTTACCTCTATCCGTTAGTTCATAAGACACGAATCGGTGCTGTTCAGGCAAAACGATTTACTCAACTAACTATCTTTTCGTATGCGTTCGATCTTATTCTTCCTGTCTGTTGGTTTGTATAGCTCAGTTTGTCTGGGTCAAGTTGATATGGATACGACCAAAGCTCCCCGCGAACCTTCGCCGACAACGCGCGTGGCAATCCCCGGTGTTGATACGCCACTGTCGGGGCCGGGAACGATGATGCAGTCAACACCCGATCCCACGGCGGTCGTTCAGCCGCAGGATAACCGCAGAAAACGGAAAAACAAAACCGTCCCACCAACTGATCCCAGAGCGTTTGGCGTTGGTGTACCAATTGGCAAGACCAAAAAAGATTCGTTACGGTAAATCCACGAAACGAACCTTGTCTGACTAACTGCCCGTCCAGATGTTAAAATCGCTGACCTTTTCGCGGCTGACTGGCACTTCTTTAACAAAAATGGGTAATTCCTTCAGGGCGAGCTGATTGTCAAAATAAGACTGCATCTGATCGACGGCCTGGTGCATGACCAGAATGCCCCGGTTGATTCGAAAGAATCGATCGGGGCATTCTAGTTGTCAGCGAGTCTGGTAAGGTACAAGGCGATGAACGTTGCTGAACCGATGCGCGGTTTACAGAACGGCATAAAAGCACAGTGCGCTTTTATCTATCTTTGCCGCTTCATTAAAAGTACGTTATGAATAGCCAACTATTCAACAGGAGAGATCTGATTGCTTATTTTATTGTCGCTGCTATTGGTGCGTCATTACAGCTTATAGTAGGTACTTTACTTCAGGAATGGTTTCCCGTCACCTATGAGCAAGCCCTGCTCGCCGGTTATGTAGCCGCCTTTTTGATTGGTTTTTATCTGACTAAACTCTTTGCGTTCAACGCCAAAAATTCGGCCAAGACCAGACGGGAAGCGGCTAAATTCACGCTCGTTTCTATACTATCCTGCCTGATAACCGTTTATGGCTCTTCGTTGCTCTACGAATACTCCGTTAGCGTCATGCCCGCGATCACGTTTACGATTCCTTCGTCCACAAAGGTGGTGAATGTCAATAAACTAGTGTCGCATACAACGGGTATGGGCCTGAGCTTTGTCAGCAATTATATTCTGCACAAACGATTCACTTTCCGCGATACGGGCTTCTATGACAAACTAAAGCGGCTGCTAAATTTGTAGTGACTGCCGGTTGAAGCCCGGACAGTTCCCGCTAAGATCCGTCATCTGGTTCCAAACGAATAGTTGACTCCAACCTGGGCTTGTAGTAGGCTGTTTCCCGAGACTGCATACTCCCGGTTAGGGTTGATGACATCCTGCCAGTTAAGCGCAATATCAGCGCGTAGGGCCGACGATAGGCCGACACTCAAACCGGCGGTCAACGAACGCGCGTGGATATTGAGCGTACTATGACCGCTATAAATCCGCGTTCCGGATGAACCTGAACTAACGCTGGCGTTTTCTCCCGAATACGTGTACTGCCCAAACCGATACGAGCCTGCTATAAAGGGCGACAACCGGGTTCGGGTCAGGTGGTAACGCAAGGCGGGACCGACCGAAATCGTGTTGGTTACGATATTCTTCTGAGACCATTCCAGGCTCTGGCCTGCCGACAAACCCAGCATCAGCTTGTCCGCAATGAAATAGCCACCATGAAGCTGATTGCTCAGATTACGCGCTAAAAAAGTAGCCTTCGAGTAACCGCTCTGGATGCCGATCTGCCACGTTTTTCGCGCAAATGGCTTTGCCGAAAGCTGAGTCTCCTCCTTTTGAGCAACGCGTTGAGCTTGACCGAAAGCAGGGAATAAGACCACGCAGAGGAGTAAGGCTGTTTTCATGGACTAGGTCATTTTCCTGAAAACGGGAAACCTCTACGGTGCGTATGGGTCAGTTTTATAAATTCCGAATTATTTACTGGGAGGTAATAGCCTGCGCAAATGCCTGAACGGCAAATGAGTAAATCAACGTTTACAAGTAGTCTTGACCTATTATAGGTTCTGACAGAAAACCTTATTTTTCCTGGATTACCATTGTTTCGTCGGCTGCTTTCAACACCGAATCCAGTAATCCCGGAAACTTCGTTTCCAGCTCGTGCGACCGTAACGACGTCAGGCTCTGTGTCCCTTCGGTTCGTATCTGAACAATGCCCGCTTCGCGCAATACACGCAGGTGATGGGACATGGTCGATTTGGCAACGGGTGTTGGAATGGCACCGCAGGGTTGCTCACAGGTAAGTTTGGCCAGACACTGTACGAAATTCAGCCGCACCGGATCACTCAGTGCGTGCAGCAAACCGGTCAATGTAATCTGGTCAATGGTGGGATGCTGGTACTGTTTCATAAGGCTGGTTTGTCCAATTCTTGCTCATTTACCGGCTTCCGAGAAAAAGAAGTAGCTACAGCAATTGCTACTACAACGATCAGATCGATAAAAAAAATTCACTGTTTTTTTCAAACGCTGGAACCCGGAGCGCGCCAATGCTTGTTCGATGGCCATAAAACAACTATAGTTCGATACTTGTAGAACATTAAAACTATACAGCCTCGTTCCCAATGAAAACGCTCAAAAATCGAACAAAAACGTTCATCGCTGGCATCGTTGCGCTAACGGTCGCCTTTTTTCTCATCACCCCAAAAATCTTCTCCAATAAGCCGGAGCCATCCAACACGGAGGCAACCGCAGCCGCAACGGAAAGCAAAGTCGCGACCGACGTTTTTGTCGTGAAACGTGAAACCGTTACCGATGAACTTCAGACTACCGGAACCATTGCCGCCAATCAGGAAGTCGATCTGGTGAGTGAAGTAGCGCGTAAACTCGTTCGGGCCTACGCTCGTGAGGGGAGTTATGTTGGCCAGGGTACGTTACTGTTCAAACTGGATGACGCCGATCTACTGGCTAAAAAGCGGAAAATTGCCCTTCAGGAAAAACTGGCGAAACTGGACGAAAAACGGTTCCGGGAACTACTGTCAACCGAAGCGGTCAATCAGCAGGAATACGACAAGATTCTGACCAACCTGAATGTATTAGAGGCCGAACTGGCAATGGTTGACGTCGAGCTGGCTAAAACCGAAATCCGGGCACCGTTTGCGGGTCGGCTCGGCCTCAAACGCGTCGATGTTGGCGCGTATGTGACCCCCGCCACCGTGCTCAGTTCGTTTGATGATGTGAGCCGCGTGGAGGTCAACTTCACCATTCCCGAAAAGTATGCATCCGATGTTCGGCCGGGCCAGTCGATCCGTTTCATGACCGAAAATAGCAATCGTCCATTCGTTGGCAACGTCACGGCAACCGAACCAAAGCTGGAAGCCAATACGCGAAGCCTGCTGGTGAAAGCCGTTAGTGATAACCGTAGCGGTAAACTCGTGCCGGGTTCGTCGGCCAGGATTTCCTTCGCGCTGCATGTGGCTCAGGATGGTATTTTAATTCCAACGGAAGCGCTGATTCCTAATGCCAAAGGCTATTCGCTGTTCCGGCTCAATCATGGCAAAGCCGAACGGCGGGATGTGAAAACCGGCAGCCGCACCAAAGGGACCGTGCAGATTCTGGATGGTTTGTCAATCGGTGATACGGTGCTGACTACCAATTTATTGCGGCTCGATACAGGCGTTCCCGTAACCGCTTCTACCACCAATTAGGCTTCTATCCACACCACCTTCTCGTTCACAATTGTCCCAAAATTTACCCAATCATGAGTTTGTCGGGAATTAGTATTCAGCGGCCAGTGCTGGCCGGAGTACTGTCTGTATTGATTATTCTGTTTGGTTTCGTTGGGCTCGCCTATCTGGGAATTCGGGAATATCCCGTCACTGATTCGCCTATCGTTACCGTTACCACAACCTATCCGGGAGCGAGCCCGGACGTTATTGCCTACCAGATTACCAAACCGCTGGAAGAGTCGATCGGGGAGGCCAATGGCATTCGAACCATCTCGTCGGTTTCGCGCGAAGCGGCCAGTGTGATCACGATTGAGTTTAATCTTGATGCCGATCTGGAAGCTGCCGCTAACGACGTTCGCGACAAAGTGACGAAAGCCCGGCGGTTGCTGCCCGGTGATGTCGATCCGCCCATCGTCGAAAAAGCCAACAGTGGCGACATCGTGATATTCATGGCTGTGGAAAGCAAGACCAGGAGCATTCTGGAAGTCAGTAATATGGCGTCTACGATCATCAAAGAGCGTATGCAGACCATTCCGGGCGTCAAACGGGTGGGTATTGCCGGTGAGAAAAAATATGCGATGCGCCTGCGGATCGACCCGGCCAAACTAGCCGCTTACCAATTGACACCGTCGGATATTGAGCAGGCGCTGCGGAAAGAGAACGTAGATCTACCATCCGGCCGTATTGAGGGCGATCGTAACGAACTGACCGTCCGGACGCTGGGTCGGCTGACGAAAGAGGCCGATTTCAACAACATGATCGTCAAGCAGGAGGGGACTAGCATTATCCGGTTCAAGAATATTGGTTACGCTGAACTGGGTGCTGAAAACGAACGAACGGCCATCCTGAATAGTCTGAAAGGTAATTCGCCAGCCATTGGTGTCTTCGTCGAACCACAACGCGGTGCCAATGCCGTTGCCATCGCCGATGAATTCTACCGCCGGTTAAAAGAACTCCGCAAAGAAATTCCAGCCGAGTATGAGCTAACCATCGGGAAGGATTTTACGGAGCCAATCCGCGATTCGATCTCCGAAGTTGAAGAAACCCTGTTCATCGCGTTCGCGCTCGTTATCCTGATCCTGTTCCTGTTTCTGCGCGACTGGCGTTCGACCATTATTCCGGTGGTGGCAATTCCGGTGTCGATCGTGTCGGCCTTTTTCATCATGTACGTGGCCGGTTATTCGATTAATATCCTGACGCTGTTGGCCCTAGTGCTGGCCATCGGGCTGGTGGTCGACGATGCCATTGTGGTCCTGGAAAATATCTACGCCAAAGTCGAAGAAGGCATGTCGCCGTTGCAGGCTGCGTTCAAGGGATCGTCGGAAATCTACTTCGCCGTTATCTCCACAACGATTACGCTGGCCGCGGTCTTTCTACCTATTCTTTTCCTCCCAGGCGTCACTGGAAAACTCTTTCAGGAATTTGCGGTCGTGGTTGCCGGATCGGTCATCGTATCGGCCTTTGTGGCGTTGACGCTTTCGCCCATGATGAGCGCGTATCTGCTGAAGCGGCATACCAAACCAAACTGGCTATACCGCACAACGGAGCCCTATTTCGTGGCTTTAAACCGTGGGTATGAAACGTCGCTGAGCTGGTTCCTGCGCTACCGCTGGGTTGCCTTCCCGACGCTGATCATTACGTTTGGCCTGATCTATCTGATCGGGAAACAGCTTCCGTCTGAATTGGCCCCGCTGGAAGACCGATCGCAGATCAGTCTGGCCGTTGTTGCGCCGGAAGGGTCGTCGTACGAATACACGGAGAAATACATGAACGAAATCGCCAAATTCTCGGTCGATTCCACGCAGGGTTTGTTCCAGACATATTCCATTCTGGCGTTGACCTTTGGCCCGCCCGCTCCGGTGAATATGGCCATTCAAAATACCTTCCTCAAAAAGGCCGATGACCGCACGACCACGCAGGCGGATGTGTTCAATGCTTATTCCCGGAATGCGCAAAATTTCAGGGGTGTGATGGTGTTTCCGGTGCAGCCCCCAACGATCGGGAGTCGCTTTGGACAGGCTCAGCCCGTTCAGTATGTATTGCAGGGGACAAACCTGGCGGCTATCACGGCGGTATTACCGAAGTTCATGGACGAAGCCCGCAACAGCCCGATTCTCCGTTTCGCCGACTCCGATCTGAAAGTGAACAAACCCGAACTGGTGCTCCAGATAAACCGGGACAAAGCCGCTGAATTGGGTATCTCCGTCGCCGAAATTGCCCGTAGTCTGCAACTGGCACTGAGTGGCCAGCGGTACGGTTATTTTATCTTCAACGACCGGCAGTACGAGGTGATCGGACAGTTGCAGAAACAGGATCGCGATACGCCCTACGACCTCAAGTCCATGTACGTGCGTACTCGAACGGGTGATGTGGTCTCGCTGGACAACCTGGTTTCGTTCAAGGAAAGCATTAGTCCGGCGGCTATCTATCGGTATGACCAGGCAATCTCGGCGACTGTTTCTGCGGGGTTAGCACCGGGAAAGACCATTGGCGACGGCGTGGCCGAGATGAACCGGATTGCCAAAAAAGTGCTGCCGCCGACCATCAAAACGGCATTGGCGGGCGAATCGAGGGATTTTGCCGAAAGCTCGTCGAGTCTGCTCTTTGCGTTTGTCTTCGCGCTGGTGTTGATCTATCTGATTCTGGCCGCTCAGTTTGAAAGCCTGATCGATCCGTTTATTATTCTGCTCACGGTGCCGATGGCCATGACGGGGGCGCTTCTCAGCCTGTGGCTTTTCGGTCAGACGCTGAATATTTTCAGCCAGATCGGGATCATTACGCTGATTGGTCTGATCACGAAAAACGGTATTCTGATCGTTGAATTTGCGAACCAGAGCAAGGAAGCAGGAATGACGACGCTGGAAGCTGCCAAAGCCGCAGCCGCTTCCCGCTTCCGACCCATTCTGATGACGAGTCTGGCCATGATTTTCGGTACGATTCCCATTGCGCTCACGGAAAACAGCCGCAATTCGCTCGGAACCGTGATTGTCGGTGGGTTATTATTCGCGGGTTTACTGACGCTCTATATCATACCCGCCGTGTATTCTTACTTCTCCAGAGTGCCCAAACACGCCGATGCTGACGAATTACAGCCGGTTAACGAAACGAGTCTTAGTCACTAAATTTCATGAGACATCTTATTTATAGTCTGCTGGCTACCCTATTGATCTGGGGTGGTCCGGGGCAGACACTGGCTCAGCGCCAGCTAACGATGGACAATGCCGTTAAGCTCGCACTGGACAAAAATCGGGATATTCAGGTTGCCTCGCTGGAAACGGCCAAGTACGCCCAGAAAGTGGTCGAAGCGCGGAGCTATGCGTTGCCAGCCATTGCGGGATCAGCCCAGTATTTGTATTATTTTAACAAGCAGGTTTCGTTTCTGCCGGGCAGTTTTGTTGGACTCCCCGAAAATCAACTGGCTACGTTCCGTGTTGGCGGTTCGAATGCGCTGGTGGGGGGAATTGCCGCTACGCAACCGCTTTTTCAGGCGGGTATCCGTTCGGGAATTAAAGCGGCACAGATCGATGAAGCGGCCACCAATGAAGCCCTGACCGACGTTCGGGCGGGTGTCGTGACCGATGTGAAAAAAGCCTATCTGGATGTGCTGATCACGCAGGAGCAGCTTCGGTTGCAGCAGCAAAGCATTGCCCGGAACGAACAGGCGTTGAAAGATTCACGGTCGTTGCTGGCGCAGGGACGAGCCTCGCGCGTGGATACATTACGGGCCTTCGTGACGGTCGAAAATCTCCGCCCAACCTTGATCCAACTGACAAACCGGATCGGAATAACCAAAACGGTTCTAAAGCGGACTATGGGTCTGGACGAGCAGGAAACGATCGAGTTACAGGATTCACTACGTTTTGATGACGCTTTATTCATCGCACCTGGTGCAGACGCTTTTCAGGATGCCGTCCAGGCCCGTCCCGAAGTACGCCGGCTGGCATTGATCGAACAATTGAACCGCGAACAGGTGGCCATACAATCCGCTGAACGGCAACCCAAGCTGTCGGCTATCGGGCTGGTTCAGTCCCAATCACAGGCCAATAATTTCCGGGTAGATGAGTACAGATGGCCGGTGAGTTCGTATATGGGCCTACAGCTAACCGTTCCCATTTTTACGGGTTTTCGGACGAATTCACGAATTCAGCAGGCACAAATTACGCGTCAGCAAACCGAAACGCAGGTTGCGAATTTGAAGGAGATTGTACGGGCGCAGGTAAAAATTGGGCTGGCGAATGTGGAGGAAGCACGTCTTCGTATCGAAACTCAGCGGCAAACCATTGGCGTCGCCGAATTAGGCTACCGCATCACCCGCGATCGCTGGAAACAGGGTATTGCCTCCCGGCTTGATCTGTCCGACGCTGAACTTTTGCTGACACAGGCCAAATCGAATTATCTACAGGCGGTTTATGACTACCTCACCGCTACCGTCAATCTGGATAGAGTGATGGGCCGAATCAAGTGATTGTATACCCCTGGCCCCTCTCTTGGAATGGGAGAGGGGCCAGGGGCGGTCCAACGGGTCGTGAGGATAAGGTTGTATGTTTCCCTGAATGTTGTCATTTACGACTCAATAAAGGTGAGAACGACTCTGGGTAGTTTTGAACCAATAACAGGCGTTTTGGATGATCATAACGCGTTGTCCGCACCATTCGCTGGCCGTTGGAAAAGGTGGTAAAGCGTAGTAAATCGTTTGTAGCGATCAGTTACGGAAACAATCAACCAGTTATAGCGTGCCATTTGCCGGTTACTAAATTCGCTTAGGTTACCCAAGACAGGTTCTGCACTTTTGTTCACCTCTGCAACCATCATGCAAACGATAACCATCCTTCCTCTGCTAATTGCTTTTGGCGCTTTGTCCGTTGGCATGCTTTGTCTGCTTGTTGGCTGGTATTTATGGTACGAAAGCCAGGACCTTCGCAGTGGTGGTCTCACTGTGACGGCTACTATTCTGAAAAAATTCAGGAAAGATGATCAGGGAATAGGGAGAAGTCTGGAAAGCTATTACGCTCAGTGTCAATTTTATGACCCTACGGGGCAGGCGCGTGAGGTTGACGTGTATATGCAGTTGAAACGCTGGTTGCAAATGGATGAGGGTACAACAACGCTGCTGACATACATACCCGACGAGCGGGATGAGCCGTTACTTGGTTCGCGCTTCAACTGGCAGCTACGGGGTATGATTGGCCTTGGGCTGATGGCGCTGGGTATGTGCCTGATTCTTGTCCTGACCGTCGGCGGAATTCAGGAGTGGCTAACGATGAATCGAGCGTTCTGATAGCCAGTATTTTCGCTTTATACGCTTGTTAATTAACGTAATGCAAACACGGATGATCGACTGAGTACCCGCGTTCCGGCTGGTTCGTCCTTTGTCTTTGTTTCGCCGATAGCATTGATCTTTCTTTCCCGCCTTGTTGCGCAATGAACTCGGGACGCCCTTCGATTGCCCCAAGCCTAACGTTTCCGTGAGCCGACACGGTTTTATTTCTCAACGGTATGGATTTTTTTGGCTTATACAACGCCAGCGCCTTACGTACTATCAACAATTGTAAAAATTGCCTTAATGGTGTATTTATAGTAACTTGTAAATGTGATTTATTAATTAATTTGTACTTATTGTTAATATAATTTTGTGGTCAGAGTTGTGGTTTGAAATAGTTGCGGTATTTTTGGGATGTCTGGTTCCATCATGTTCCAGCGAAATATCCATCACTGCAAACTTGTATGATAAAAGCTGCGAACCTCGCTAAAAAAATGTTGGGTATACACCCGCAACAAGGTGTAAAACCGCTTGCCAATTTAGTACATGTGGGTTCTATGTTCCACGGATACCACATTCCTGACCAGTTTTTGACTAGTAAGTCGGTTTGCTATTGCGTTGGCGCTGGCGAGGATGTTTCGTTTGACACAGAATTGAAGGTAATTTACGACGCTCAGGTCTATATTTTTGATCCTACTCCGGAAGGTATCAACCATTTTCAAAAGCTCAAAGACTACACCGTCTCGGGTAAACCGATGACGCTTCACGAAAATGCGCCGTTTACGTATCGGACATCGACGGAGCAGTTAAATGAAATAACGTTTGTGGAAGTAGGCGTGTGGGATAGTAAAACAACGCTTAAGTTTTACGAACCAACGCGAGAAAACTATGCCTCTCACTCGGTGTTTCTGTTTAAAGAGTCAGGCAACTACATCGAAGCGCCGGTTGATCGCCTGAAAAACCTAATGGAAACACTAGGGCACAACAGTGTCGATATCGTCAAACTAGAGATCGAAGGGGCTGAATACACGGTTATCGACACAATCGTGGAGGATCAGTTAGACGTCAAAATCGTACTGGTAGAGTTTGACGAAGTGCACAATTCGACGGATAAGAAATTCCATTTCCGGATCAAACGCGCCTGCGACCAACTGAAGAAAGCAGGGTACGTACTTGTTCATTCGACGGACAGCATGAAACGTACATTTATTAAGAAAGATCTTTACGAACAACTGAAAAAGGCTGAAACAAAGGCAGTCAGCTAAATACAGCGCGCTCCTCGTAGTGATTCTATGCAGAAGCAGCCCTGATTGTTTTTGCCATACAGTAGACTCGCTGTAACGCGAATGAAAACCCGCGATTCTAGCCAACTGGTACGGGTTTCCACCCGTGTTACAACAGGATAGCGACTAAAACGGACTCGAGCCTTCACGTATACACGTGAAGGCTCGAGTCCGTTTTAATGGTTACCTCTTCGTGAGTTAGACGATTGGGCGATCTAGTGAGTTGACATTGTCCTTAGAATCAGTACCCATCTTAGCTCCAAATCCCGCAGCCCCTACACCGATCAACAGACCAAAGAAGCCAAAGATGGCGGCTTTAGACGCAGCTGAAGCAGCGGCATCGGCTGCATGCCGTGCTTTCACTTCCGCTTCCTGTTTCGTCTGTTCAAACTTGGCCGCTGCCTGTTTGTAGGTGTTGATCCAGTTATCAACTACCTGCTCAGATTCAGCCCGGCTCTTGCCAGTCCGTTTCATGACCACATTCACAGCATCGTCGCGATCTACACTGTTGACCGTAGCCTGT of Spirosoma agri contains these proteins:
- a CDS encoding FkbM family methyltransferase yields the protein MIKAANLAKKMLGIHPQQGVKPLANLVHVGSMFHGYHIPDQFLTSKSVCYCVGAGEDVSFDTELKVIYDAQVYIFDPTPEGINHFQKLKDYTVSGKPMTLHENAPFTYRTSTEQLNEITFVEVGVWDSKTTLKFYEPTRENYASHSVFLFKESGNYIEAPVDRLKNLMETLGHNSVDIVKLEIEGAEYTVIDTIVEDQLDVKIVLVEFDEVHNSTDKKFHFRIKRACDQLKKAGYVLVHSTDSMKRTFIKKDLYEQLKKAETKAVS
- a CDS encoding TolC family protein; translated protein: MRHLIYSLLATLLIWGGPGQTLAQRQLTMDNAVKLALDKNRDIQVASLETAKYAQKVVEARSYALPAIAGSAQYLYYFNKQVSFLPGSFVGLPENQLATFRVGGSNALVGGIAATQPLFQAGIRSGIKAAQIDEAATNEALTDVRAGVVTDVKKAYLDVLITQEQLRLQQQSIARNEQALKDSRSLLAQGRASRVDTLRAFVTVENLRPTLIQLTNRIGITKTVLKRTMGLDEQETIELQDSLRFDDALFIAPGADAFQDAVQARPEVRRLALIEQLNREQVAIQSAERQPKLSAIGLVQSQSQANNFRVDEYRWPVSSYMGLQLTVPIFTGFRTNSRIQQAQITRQQTETQVANLKEIVRAQVKIGLANVEEARLRIETQRQTIGVAELGYRITRDRWKQGIASRLDLSDAELLLTQAKSNYLQAVYDYLTATVNLDRVMGRIK